Within Gammaproteobacteria bacterium, the genomic segment GAATTGGTTATCGAATAGCAGACCTGGATGAAGTTTCGAAATAAATTAAAATACCGGATTATAGTCGCATTTTTAACACTGAGCACATTGCTCAGTGTTTTGTTTGCGGCAACATCTTTAACAATTCGGCAGAATCTAAGTACCAACTTGATTGGTGAGTCCATTAAACAAAACCTTGACGAATATATGGAGAAGTTTATTAATGATCCAAAAGGAACTCAAGGAGAGCCAATAGCTTCCAACGTCAAAGCCTTACTAACTACGCCTGAAAAACTTCCGCTAAATTTACCATTGAGCTATGCTGATTTGGGAGATGGAATTCATGATTTACAAGAAGATGGAAAAAAACTCAAAGTGGCAGTTAATAAAAGACATGTTCTCGATGGAAAAGAAATCTGGGGATATGTGATATTTGACGTGACACCACCAAAGAATGAAAATCGTTTGGTTTATTCTTCGTTAGCAGGAATATTTTTGTTATTTACAGTGATTGCCTATTTTCTGGCAATCTATGCCTCCGGAAAAATTCTTAAACCGTTGCGAAAACTTTCTTCAATGGTTAATCGCCAAAGCGATCAAAAACAAAAGCTGGCAAAAGGTTTTTCAGATGATGAAGTGGGTCAACTGGCACAAGCACTGGACGAGTATTCTGAGCGGTTAACAAAGATGGTCGATAGAGACAAAGAGTTTAATGCCGACGTTAGCCA encodes:
- a CDS encoding HAMP domain-containing sensor histidine kinase is translated as MKFRNKLKYRIIVAFLTLSTLLSVLFAATSLTIRQNLSTNLIGESIKQNLDEYMEKFINDPKGTQGEPIASNVKALLTTPEKLPLNLPLSYADLGDGIHDLQEDGKKLKVAVNKRHVLDGKEIWGYVIFDVTPPKNENRLVYSSLAGIFLLFTVIAYFLAIYASGKILKPLRKLSSMVNRQSDQKQKLAKGFSDDEVGQLAQALDEYSERLTKMVDRDKEFNADVSHELRTPLAVISSTTELIMAQPEIDEKTRLRLDRIERAVKQSSELIETLLLLAREEQRADKDMERTQVGKLIKDILQNFSATISLKKLNVKVVEEDWLQVKAPASVVSVALSNLIGNAIKYTPKGTIQIILKKDRVLVVDEGMGVSNDELPQLFDRHYRSNKVTQKGSGLGLAIVKRLCELYNWQAVIHKNDISGLTAELIFTK